A single window of Phycisphaerae bacterium DNA harbors:
- the gyrB gene encoding DNA topoisomerase (ATP-hydrolyzing) subunit B produces MNMKDHKYDASKIKILGGVEAVRKRPDMYIGDRSSGGLHHLVYEVLDNSIDEALAGFCDNIVVHIQADGSCTVEDNGRGIPVEEHKEAKKSALDVVLTTLHAGGKFDGESYKVAGGLHGVGVSVVNALSEWLEVDVYRDGKHHHFECARGKAKGTVKEVGKSDKQGTTVSFMPDEEIFGDAEFDYDTLAKRIREMAYLNAGLQITFRDDRKDKKEVFKFNDGIKAFVKHLNEGKEVLHKDVIYFTKEDPEAKMTCEVGMQYNDGYAENVLAFANNIRNIDGGTHLSGFKTALTRTMNYYAKNNNLMKNEQGTTGEDLREGLTAVVAVRLANPQFEAQTKVRLTNPEVGGFVESVVNEQLGHFLEEHPGEAKRILNKAIQAAAAREAARKARELTRRKGALSSASLPGKLWDCTSKEKAGTEIFIVEGDSAGGSAKAGRDRNIQAILPLKGKILNVEKARLEKMLAHEEIQTIISALGTGIGTDEFDLSKCRYGKIILMTDADVDGAHIRTLLLTFFFRQMSQLFLNDMIYIAQPPLYEVKIKGKKNSEYVLSEGQMHKRMIARGLEGTELVIRDGKKSDKSKKTQKVSDKQLAGLVKILADAERNIAILAKRGINFADFVQAYYDSKGLPQFRIIAGGQEEVFYAKAKYEKQLDKLKQGASKGAEGEEEEPFVAEELHEAARINEINEKLKEAWNLDLKDFLLKPAKTVSGEALPTKFQLINGENTYDIASLGDICAGIRQIGGEGVEIKRFKGLGEMNAEQLWDTTMDPTSRTLLSVKLDDAGEADRLFSILMGENVEERRNFIRDHALEVQNLDI; encoded by the coding sequence ATTAATATGAAAGACCACAAGTACGACGCGAGCAAAATAAAGATACTCGGAGGCGTGGAGGCGGTTCGAAAGCGCCCTGATATGTATATCGGCGACCGCAGCAGCGGAGGCCTGCACCATTTGGTCTATGAGGTTCTGGACAACTCTATCGACGAGGCATTGGCTGGATTCTGCGACAACATAGTCGTGCACATCCAGGCCGATGGCAGCTGCACGGTTGAGGACAACGGCAGAGGTATACCGGTCGAAGAGCATAAAGAGGCGAAGAAGAGCGCTTTAGATGTCGTGCTCACCACCCTGCACGCTGGCGGAAAATTTGACGGCGAAAGTTACAAGGTTGCCGGCGGGCTGCACGGCGTAGGCGTCAGCGTGGTGAACGCGCTTAGCGAGTGGCTTGAGGTGGATGTGTATAGAGACGGAAAGCACCATCACTTTGAGTGCGCCAGGGGAAAAGCAAAGGGCACTGTTAAGGAGGTCGGAAAAAGCGACAAACAAGGCACCACGGTATCTTTTATGCCGGACGAAGAAATTTTTGGAGATGCCGAGTTCGATTATGACACGTTGGCGAAACGTATTCGAGAGATGGCATATCTGAACGCTGGGCTGCAAATTACTTTTCGGGACGACAGGAAAGACAAAAAAGAGGTGTTCAAGTTCAATGACGGGATTAAGGCCTTTGTAAAGCACCTTAACGAAGGCAAAGAAGTTCTGCACAAAGATGTCATCTACTTTACTAAAGAGGACCCTGAGGCGAAAATGACCTGCGAAGTGGGGATGCAGTATAATGACGGTTATGCCGAAAACGTGCTTGCCTTTGCCAATAACATCCGCAACATCGACGGCGGCACACATCTGTCGGGCTTTAAGACGGCCCTGACGCGCACGATGAATTACTATGCCAAGAACAATAACCTGATGAAGAATGAACAGGGTACTACGGGCGAGGACCTCCGCGAGGGGTTAACCGCAGTTGTAGCGGTAAGACTTGCCAATCCGCAATTTGAGGCCCAGACAAAAGTTCGGCTGACCAACCCAGAGGTCGGCGGTTTTGTTGAGAGCGTCGTCAATGAGCAGCTCGGGCATTTTCTTGAAGAGCACCCCGGTGAGGCGAAGCGGATTTTAAATAAAGCCATTCAGGCCGCTGCGGCAAGAGAAGCGGCCAGAAAGGCGCGCGAGTTGACCAGGCGTAAAGGTGCGCTAAGCAGCGCCAGCCTGCCGGGCAAATTGTGGGACTGCACGAGCAAGGAAAAGGCGGGCACCGAGATATTTATAGTCGAAGGCGATTCGGCGGGCGGCTCAGCAAAAGCCGGCAGAGACAGAAATATCCAGGCGATCCTGCCGCTGAAAGGAAAAATCCTAAATGTCGAAAAAGCCAGGCTGGAAAAAATGCTTGCGCACGAGGAAATCCAAACAATTATAAGCGCCCTGGGAACAGGCATCGGCACCGACGAGTTCGATTTAAGCAAGTGCAGATACGGCAAGATAATACTAATGACCGATGCTGATGTAGACGGCGCCCACATACGAACGCTGCTGCTGACCTTTTTCTTCAGACAGATGTCGCAATTGTTTCTCAATGATATGATTTACATCGCCCAGCCTCCGCTGTACGAAGTAAAGATTAAAGGTAAAAAGAATTCCGAATATGTCCTGAGCGAGGGTCAGATGCACAAGCGAATGATTGCCCGCGGCCTGGAAGGTACAGAGCTTGTAATCAGGGACGGCAAAAAAAGCGATAAGAGCAAAAAAACACAAAAAGTTTCAGACAAGCAGCTGGCCGGTCTTGTAAAAATCCTCGCCGATGCTGAGCGAAACATAGCAATCCTGGCCAAGCGGGGCATCAATTTCGCTGATTTTGTGCAGGCTTATTATGACAGCAAAGGGCTTCCGCAGTTTCGTATTATTGCCGGCGGGCAGGAGGAAGTGTTTTATGCCAAGGCCAAATATGAAAAGCAGCTGGATAAACTGAAGCAGGGCGCGAGCAAAGGCGCAGAGGGCGAGGAAGAAGAGCCGTTTGTCGCCGAGGAACTTCATGAGGCGGCTCGAATTAACGAGATAAACGAAAAGCTCAAGGAAGCTTGGAATCTGGACTTAAAAGATTTTCTTCTCAAACCTGCCAAGACCGTGTCCGGCGAGGCGCTGCCGACAAAGTTTCAGCTTATCAACGGCGAAAACACATACGACATAGCTTCGCTAGGTGACATCTGCGCCGGTATACGGCAGATTGGCGGAGAGGGAGTGGAGATAAAGCGGTTCAAGGGTCTGGGCGAGATGAACGCCGAGCAACTGTGGGACACGACGATGGATCCCACGTCCCGGACGCTGTTGAGCGTCAAATTAGATGATGCAGGCGAGGCGGACAGGCTTTTCAGTATCCTGATGGGCGAGAATGTTGAGGAGCGCCGGAATTTCATCCGCGACCATGCCCTCGAAGTCCAAAACCTCGACATTTAG
- a CDS encoding DciA family protein, protein MVDEDEQLRRAVKWRTVHRAERAVGLGDVLSELMEKRISPQQSRAELIAEAWSQLLPIELCRHCRIDGISGHKLKVLADSPSYVYELQLLSSELLEELGRQYPQARIQEIKVVVGRAAAI, encoded by the coding sequence ATGGTGGACGAAGACGAACAATTGCGCAGAGCCGTCAAGTGGCGAACGGTACATCGAGCAGAAAGAGCGGTCGGTTTGGGTGATGTCCTAAGTGAGCTTATGGAAAAGCGGATTTCGCCGCAGCAAAGCAGAGCCGAATTGATAGCCGAGGCTTGGAGTCAGTTGCTGCCGATCGAGCTTTGTCGGCACTGTAGAATCGACGGCATTTCCGGCCACAAGCTAAAAGTGCTTGCTGACTCGCCGTCGTATGTGTACGAGCTGCAATTATTAAGCAGTGAGCTTCTCGAAGAGCTGGGCAGGCAATATCCGCAGGCGCGGATACAAGAAATTAAAGTTGTTGTCGGCCGAGCCGCCGCGATTTAA
- the dnaN gene encoding DNA polymerase III subunit beta, giving the protein MRLNFNRAALADALGILTTVVPSRTPKPILHCVQIVADKKNVHICATDIEVGINYLVSEVQVEEAGEIVVPADRLAAVVRESTDDVLVLRAEDGTCKIEGADSHFTIYGQEPGQYPAVPSFEAKADIEISLGCLQAGIRQCLFATAKESTRYALNGVLWEIKGKKLSLVATDGRRLARCRASLASAPAEQIAKVKVIVPAKTMTLLDKIGGSEKDIVMVKLVDNQILFSCANVVISSNLVEGNFPKYEDIIPEDYDKKLVLSTEAVLSAVRRSALLTSGESRGIKLSIGKNSLMFSGRAPEAGDAQINMPIDYKGEPIEIGFNPQFLIEALRVIKTAEFELELGQADRPGLIKSGANFLYVLMPINLS; this is encoded by the coding sequence ATGAGATTAAATTTTAACAGAGCCGCCTTGGCAGATGCTTTAGGCATACTAACCACCGTTGTGCCAAGCCGCACACCAAAACCAATACTCCACTGTGTCCAAATTGTCGCCGACAAAAAGAATGTTCACATCTGTGCAACCGACATAGAGGTTGGTATTAACTATTTAGTTTCTGAAGTTCAAGTGGAAGAAGCAGGTGAAATTGTTGTCCCGGCAGACCGGTTAGCGGCTGTTGTGCGCGAGAGCACGGATGATGTTTTGGTGTTACGGGCTGAGGACGGCACTTGCAAGATAGAGGGAGCGGACAGCCACTTTACAATTTATGGCCAAGAGCCGGGCCAATATCCTGCAGTTCCAAGCTTTGAGGCGAAAGCTGATATAGAGATTTCTTTAGGGTGCCTGCAGGCCGGCATAAGGCAGTGTTTGTTTGCTACAGCCAAAGAGAGCACTCGCTATGCTCTTAACGGAGTGCTGTGGGAAATTAAAGGCAAGAAGCTGTCTCTTGTCGCCACCGACGGCAGAAGATTGGCCCGCTGCAGAGCCAGCCTGGCTTCAGCGCCGGCTGAACAGATTGCTAAAGTAAAAGTAATAGTTCCGGCCAAGACGATGACTTTGCTGGATAAAATCGGCGGCAGTGAAAAGGATATTGTTATGGTCAAGCTTGTCGACAACCAGATATTGTTCAGTTGTGCGAATGTAGTTATAAGCTCGAATCTTGTCGAAGGTAATTTCCCCAAATATGAGGATATAATACCGGAGGATTACGACAAGAAACTGGTGCTGTCAACCGAGGCGGTGTTAAGCGCGGTGCGCCGTTCGGCGCTGCTGACAAGCGGGGAGTCCAGAGGGATTAAACTTTCGATAGGAAAGAACAGTCTGATGTTTTCCGGAAGGGCGCCGGAGGCGGGTGATGCGCAGATTAATATGCCCATCGATTATAAGGGCGAGCCGATTGAGATTGGGTTTAATCCGCAGTTTTTAATAGAGGCCCTGCGGGTCATTAAGACGGCGGAGTTCGAGTTAGAGTTGGGTCAGGCGGACAGGCCGGGCTTGATAAAGAGCGGGGCAAATTTCCTCTATGTTCTAATGCCGATTAACCTGAGTTGA